Proteins encoded in a region of the Paucibacter sediminis genome:
- a CDS encoding DoxX family protein, whose protein sequence is MPAQPMQNLATLLGRLLLACLFLPAGLAKLGGFAGTVGYIASVGLPMPQVSAALALVVEIVGALALILGLGTRWAALVLALFTLAASVFFHAFWAAPEGQQMIPQLLFFKNVGVVGGLLILAAWGPGDWSLDARRQR, encoded by the coding sequence ATGCCCGCACAGCCCATGCAAAACCTGGCCACCCTGCTGGGTCGCCTGCTGCTCGCCTGCCTGTTCCTGCCCGCGGGCCTCGCCAAGCTTGGCGGCTTTGCCGGCACGGTGGGCTATATCGCCTCGGTGGGCCTGCCGATGCCCCAGGTGAGCGCCGCCCTGGCCCTGGTGGTGGAGATTGTCGGTGCACTGGCCCTGATCCTGGGCCTGGGCACGCGCTGGGCGGCACTGGTGCTGGCGCTGTTCACGCTCGCCGCCTCGGTATTCTTCCACGCCTTCTGGGCCGCGCCCGAGGGCCAGCAGATGATCCCGCAGTTGCTGTTCTTCAAGAACGTCGGTGTGGTGGGCGGCCTGCTGATCCTGGCCGCCTGGGGCCCGGGCGATTGGAGCCTGGACGCGCGCCGGCAGCGCTGA
- the chrA gene encoding chromate efflux transporter, translating into MNPQPEIDSNARPAPLSFWAALGFWLKLGFISFGGPAGQIAVMHAELVERRRWISERRFLHALNYCMLLPGPEAQQLATYIGWLLHRGWGGIVAGGLFVLPSLFILVGLSWLYMAHGQLPLVAGIFYGLKPAVTALVLHAAHRIGTRALKNGWLWAIAGAAFVAIFALDAPFPLIVLGAALLGHLGGRYAPALFTPGGAHGQARPQGHGPALIDDHSPTPPHALFSRARLARVLLLGLGLWALVFGLLLARWGWQGTLTQMGWFFTKAALLTFGGAYAVLPYVYQGAVEQQQWLSGAQMIDGLALGETTPGPLIMVVAFVGFVGGWVKQVCGPDALLLGGALAASVVTFFTFLPSFVFIFAGAPLIESTHGNLKFTAPLTAITAAVVGVILNLALFFAFHVLWPRGFGGPFDWVSALIALAASVALFRFKLGVLPLLAACAGAGLLLKLWSAQ; encoded by the coding sequence ATGAATCCGCAGCCCGAGATCGACAGCAACGCGCGCCCCGCGCCCCTGAGCTTCTGGGCCGCACTGGGCTTCTGGCTCAAGCTGGGTTTCATCAGCTTCGGCGGCCCGGCCGGCCAGATCGCGGTGATGCATGCCGAGCTGGTGGAGCGGCGCCGCTGGATCAGCGAGCGGCGCTTTCTGCACGCGCTCAACTACTGCATGCTGCTGCCCGGCCCCGAGGCCCAGCAGCTGGCCACCTATATCGGCTGGCTGCTGCACCGCGGCTGGGGTGGCATCGTCGCGGGCGGCCTGTTCGTGCTGCCCTCGCTGTTCATCCTGGTGGGGCTGTCCTGGCTCTACATGGCACATGGGCAGCTGCCGCTGGTGGCGGGCATCTTCTATGGCCTCAAGCCCGCCGTCACCGCGCTGGTGCTGCATGCCGCCCATCGCATCGGCACGCGCGCGCTGAAGAACGGCTGGCTATGGGCGATTGCGGGCGCGGCCTTCGTCGCCATCTTTGCGCTCGATGCGCCCTTCCCGCTGATCGTGCTCGGCGCGGCGCTGCTCGGCCATCTGGGTGGCCGGTACGCGCCGGCGCTGTTCACGCCGGGCGGCGCGCATGGCCAGGCCCGGCCGCAAGGCCATGGGCCAGCCCTGATCGACGACCACAGCCCCACCCCGCCCCATGCCCTCTTCAGCCGCGCCCGGCTGGCCCGCGTGCTGCTGCTGGGCCTGGGCCTGTGGGCGCTGGTGTTCGGCCTGTTGCTGGCACGTTGGGGCTGGCAGGGCACGCTGACGCAGATGGGCTGGTTCTTCACCAAGGCGGCGCTGCTGACCTTTGGCGGCGCCTATGCGGTGCTGCCCTATGTCTACCAGGGCGCGGTGGAACAGCAGCAATGGCTCAGCGGCGCGCAGATGATCGACGGCCTGGCGCTGGGCGAGACCACCCCCGGCCCGCTCATCATGGTGGTGGCCTTTGTCGGTTTCGTGGGCGGCTGGGTCAAGCAGGTCTGCGGGCCCGACGCCCTCTTGCTAGGCGGTGCGCTGGCCGCCAGCGTGGTCACCTTCTTCACCTTCCTGCCCTCCTTCGTGTTCATCTTCGCCGGCGCGCCCCTGATCGAATCCACCCATGGCAATCTGAAGTTCACCGCGCCGCTCACCGCCATCACCGCCGCGGTGGTGGGCGTGATCCTCAACCTGGCGCTGTTCTTCGCCTTCCACGTGCTGTGGCCGCGCGGTTTTGGCGGCCCCTTCGACTGGGTCTCGGCCCTGATCGCATTGGCGGCCAGCGTCGCGCTGTTCCGCTTCAAGCTGGGCGTGCTGCCGCTGCTGGCGGCCTGCGCCGGCGCCGGGCTGCTGCTCAAATTGTGGTCGGCGCAATGA
- a CDS encoding TolC family protein: MRALLISLLMCWGLALPLRAWAQVQAQPTPAGLPDTAQAAAWLERDPMVLQAQAALGSAGHGAAALAASSHEWLLKASGQRRRVRELGSSQEWSLGLERTLRLGGKAALDRRLGELDQDIARARLGEARHEAARALAELWLDWQAASAAQALAQQQLALGEANLQVVGKRLRAGDAARLEQGLARSELAELQRQRSAAASRLALARLRLQRRFAELPAHLPPEAPVLADPAAIATPALDWAPRILAESDLLRTAEGLLQRAELEAARARADKRPDPTLGLYTASEAFRNERVVGISLSLPLGGAYREARLQQALAEVEVARAALAREREALELELAGGVAEWDAALTRWQLAAQAAGLAGESAAMLQKAYALGEGELQALLLARRQWLEAQRAEQEARVQALRARHRLLIDAHLIWGLEHD, translated from the coding sequence ATGCGTGCCCTGTTGATCTCCCTGTTGATGTGTTGGGGCCTGGCGCTGCCGCTGCGCGCGTGGGCACAGGTGCAGGCCCAGCCCACGCCGGCGGGCCTGCCGGATACCGCGCAGGCCGCGGCCTGGCTGGAGCGCGACCCGATGGTGCTGCAGGCCCAGGCCGCGCTGGGCAGCGCCGGCCATGGCGCGGCCGCGCTCGCGGCCTCCTCGCACGAGTGGCTGCTCAAGGCCAGTGGCCAGCGTCGCCGCGTGCGCGAGCTGGGTAGCTCGCAGGAATGGAGCCTGGGCCTCGAGCGCACCCTGCGCCTGGGCGGCAAGGCGGCGCTGGACCGCCGGCTTGGCGAGCTGGACCAGGACATCGCCCGCGCCCGCCTGGGCGAGGCGCGCCACGAGGCGGCGCGCGCCCTGGCCGAGCTCTGGCTGGACTGGCAGGCCGCGAGTGCCGCGCAGGCGCTGGCGCAGCAGCAGCTGGCGCTGGGCGAGGCGAATCTGCAGGTGGTGGGCAAGCGCCTGCGCGCCGGCGATGCCGCGCGCCTGGAGCAGGGTCTGGCGCGCAGCGAGCTGGCCGAGCTGCAGCGTCAGCGCAGCGCCGCCGCCAGCCGCCTCGCGCTCGCGCGCCTGCGCCTGCAGCGCCGCTTTGCCGAGCTGCCGGCCCATCTGCCCCCTGAAGCGCCGGTGCTGGCCGATCCGGCCGCCATCGCGACACCGGCGCTGGACTGGGCGCCGCGCATCCTGGCCGAGTCCGACCTGCTGCGCACCGCCGAGGGCCTGCTGCAGCGTGCCGAGCTGGAGGCGGCGCGCGCGCGTGCCGACAAGCGGCCCGACCCCACGCTGGGCCTCTACACCGCCTCCGAGGCCTTCCGCAACGAGCGCGTGGTGGGCATCAGCCTGAGCCTGCCGCTGGGCGGTGCCTACCGCGAGGCGCGCCTGCAGCAGGCCCTGGCCGAGGTGGAGGTGGCACGCGCCGCGCTGGCGCGCGAGCGCGAGGCGCTGGAGCTTGAGCTGGCCGGCGGCGTGGCCGAATGGGATGCGGCCCTGACGCGCTGGCAGCTGGCTGCGCAGGCGGCCGGTCTGGCGGGCGAGAGCGCCGCGATGCTGCAAAAAGCCTATGCCCTGGGTGAGGGCGAGCTGCAGGCGCTGCTGCTGGCGCGCCGCCAATGGCTGGAGGCGCAGCGCGCCGAGCAGGAGGCGCGCGTGCAGGCGCTGCGCGCGCGCCACCGCCTGCTCATCGACGCCCATCTGATCTGGGGCCTCGAGCATGACTAG
- a CDS encoding DUF3240 family protein, translated as MAEYCLTLICPPSVEEKLLDALLLHVGDELFTSSPTFSHGTPHGRLSPTEQVMGRSRSVQVQVLLSAEELQVLRTRLREEFAGTGLRFWAHALVMEGEF; from the coding sequence ATGGCTGAGTACTGCCTGACCCTGATCTGCCCACCCTCGGTGGAAGAAAAGCTGCTCGATGCGCTGCTGCTGCATGTGGGCGACGAGCTCTTCACCAGCAGCCCCACCTTCAGCCACGGCACGCCGCATGGCCGGCTCAGCCCCACCGAACAGGTGATGGGGCGCAGCCGCTCGGTGCAGGTGCAGGTGCTCCTGAGTGCGGAGGAGCTGCAGGTGCTGCGCACCCGGCTGCGCGAGGAATTCGCCGGCACGGGCCTGCGCTTCTGGGCCCATGCCCTGGTGATGGAAGGAGAGTTCTGA
- a CDS encoding efflux RND transporter permease subunit translates to MLKQMVQFALAQRLFVLLATALLAGGGWYAFRQLPIDAFPDVSSTQVKIIMKAAGMTPEEVETRIAAPIEVEMLGIPQQRMLRSVSKYGLVDVTVDFQDGTDVYWARQQVAERLATIQAELPPGVSGGMAPITTPLGEMFQFTVEAPELSLEARRSLLDWVIRPALRTVPGVADVNVLGGKLRAFEVLPDPAKLAALGLGSADVQAAIAANNRNDGAGRLTEGDEVLLVRSEGSIQSLADLRAVVVARKAGSILRLGDLAEVREGSVTRNGVVTQSGRAEAVEGLVLGLAGANAQQVVEGVERKLAELRPSLPPGVRVQVFYNRAELVQKAVGTVSKALIEATLLVLLLLGAFLGNLRAAIVVALVLPLAALWTFVLMRVAGMSANLMSLGGLAIALGMLVDAAVVVVENIVQQLAHERAGGKLPRLHIVLRAVHEVAAPVVAGVLIIVTVFLPLLSLQGLEGKYFAPVALTIVFALAGSLLLSLTVIPVLASLLLKKLAHEEPWLPRQLLRLYRPLLRAALQRQRLVFGLAAALLALAGLLYTQVGKTFLPAMDEGDLIVGIEKLPSISLEQSAALDLKIQQALMQIPEIRGVVARAGSDEIGLDPMGLNQTDSFLVLKPRAEWQLADKEALIARIRSQLDQIPGISYSFTQPIEMRVSEMIIGVRGDLAVKVFGPDLATLNTLSQRIEAALKRVPGSQDVYTVENDGVQYLRVRVDRLEAGRHGLTVEEVQDALRVQVEGLRVGQVLEGNRRTPILLRGPDLLRVSPAEFAALRITTREGLAVPLQALATLARESGPVKIERELGSRYGVVIANVSGRDLVGFVEEAKARVAEAVPLPAGYRLSWGGQFENQQRAAARLSLVVPLSLGFIFLILFSTFGSVRQALLVLSNIPFALVGGVAALWLSGEYLSVPASVGFIALLGIAVLNGVVLLSYFNQLQAEGLSLRDCVLQGAERRLRPVLMTAAITAFGLIPLLFASGPGSEIQRPLAIVVIGGLISATALTLILLPILYLRFAAPSAPASAKEAAHG, encoded by the coding sequence ATGCTCAAGCAGATGGTTCAGTTCGCCCTGGCGCAGCGCCTCTTCGTGCTGCTGGCCACGGCGCTGCTGGCGGGTGGCGGCTGGTACGCCTTCCGCCAGCTGCCGATCGACGCCTTCCCGGACGTCTCCAGCACCCAGGTCAAGATCATCATGAAGGCCGCGGGCATGACGCCCGAGGAAGTGGAGACCCGCATCGCCGCGCCCATCGAGGTGGAGATGCTGGGCATCCCGCAGCAGCGCATGCTGCGCTCGGTGTCCAAGTACGGCCTGGTGGACGTGACGGTGGACTTCCAGGACGGCACCGATGTCTACTGGGCGCGCCAGCAGGTGGCCGAACGCCTGGCTACCATCCAGGCCGAGCTACCGCCCGGCGTGAGCGGCGGCATGGCGCCCATCACCACGCCGCTGGGCGAGATGTTCCAGTTCACCGTGGAGGCGCCCGAGCTCTCGCTGGAGGCGCGCCGCAGCCTGCTGGACTGGGTGATACGCCCGGCGCTGCGCACCGTGCCCGGCGTGGCCGATGTGAACGTGCTGGGCGGCAAGCTGCGCGCCTTCGAGGTGCTGCCCGACCCGGCCAAGCTGGCCGCGCTGGGCCTCGGCAGCGCCGACGTGCAGGCGGCCATCGCCGCCAACAACCGCAATGACGGCGCCGGCCGCCTGACCGAGGGCGACGAGGTGCTGCTGGTGCGCAGCGAGGGCAGCATCCAGAGCCTTGCCGATCTGCGCGCCGTGGTGGTGGCCCGCAAGGCCGGCAGTATCTTGCGTCTGGGCGACCTGGCCGAGGTGCGCGAGGGCAGCGTGACGCGCAACGGCGTGGTCACGCAGAGCGGCCGCGCCGAGGCGGTGGAGGGCCTGGTGCTGGGCCTGGCAGGCGCGAATGCCCAGCAGGTGGTGGAGGGCGTGGAGCGCAAGCTGGCCGAGCTGCGGCCCAGCCTGCCGCCGGGTGTGCGCGTGCAGGTGTTCTACAACCGCGCCGAGCTGGTGCAGAAGGCGGTGGGCACGGTCTCCAAGGCGCTCATCGAGGCCACCCTGCTGGTGCTGCTGCTGCTGGGCGCCTTCCTGGGCAATCTGCGCGCCGCCATCGTGGTGGCCCTGGTGCTGCCGCTGGCGGCGCTGTGGACCTTTGTGCTGATGCGGGTGGCCGGCATGTCGGCCAATCTGATGAGCCTGGGCGGGCTGGCGATCGCGCTTGGCATGCTGGTGGATGCCGCCGTGGTGGTGGTGGAGAACATCGTGCAGCAGCTCGCGCACGAGCGTGCCGGCGGCAAGTTGCCGCGCCTGCACATCGTGCTGCGCGCGGTGCACGAGGTGGCCGCGCCGGTGGTGGCCGGCGTGCTCATCATCGTCACCGTGTTCCTGCCGTTGCTGAGCCTGCAGGGCCTGGAGGGCAAGTACTTCGCGCCGGTGGCGCTGACCATCGTGTTCGCGCTGGCCGGTTCGCTGCTGCTCTCGCTCACCGTGATCCCGGTGCTGGCCTCGCTGCTGCTGAAGAAGCTGGCGCACGAGGAACCCTGGCTGCCGCGCCAGCTGCTGCGCCTGTACCGGCCGCTGCTGCGCGCCGCGCTGCAGCGCCAGCGCCTGGTGTTTGGCCTGGCCGCGGCGCTGCTGGCGCTGGCCGGCCTGCTCTACACCCAGGTGGGCAAGACCTTTCTGCCGGCCATGGACGAGGGCGACCTGATCGTCGGCATCGAGAAGCTGCCCTCGATCAGCCTGGAGCAGAGCGCGGCGCTGGACCTCAAGATCCAGCAGGCGCTGATGCAGATCCCCGAGATCCGCGGCGTGGTGGCGCGCGCCGGCTCCGACGAGATCGGCCTCGACCCGATGGGGCTGAACCAGACCGACAGCTTCCTGGTGCTGAAGCCGCGCGCCGAATGGCAGCTGGCCGACAAGGAGGCGCTGATCGCGCGCATCCGCAGCCAGCTGGACCAGATCCCCGGCATCAGCTACAGCTTCACCCAGCCGATCGAGATGCGCGTCTCCGAGATGATCATCGGCGTGCGCGGCGATCTCGCGGTGAAGGTGTTCGGGCCCGATCTGGCGACGCTCAACACGCTCAGCCAGCGCATCGAGGCGGCGCTCAAGCGCGTGCCCGGCAGCCAGGACGTCTACACAGTGGAGAACGACGGCGTGCAGTACCTGCGCGTGCGCGTCGATCGCCTGGAGGCGGGCCGCCATGGCCTCACGGTGGAGGAGGTGCAGGATGCGCTGCGCGTGCAGGTGGAGGGCCTGCGCGTGGGCCAGGTGCTGGAGGGCAACCGCCGCACCCCCATCCTGCTGCGCGGCCCGGATCTGCTGCGCGTCTCGCCGGCCGAGTTCGCGGCCCTGCGCATCACCACCCGCGAGGGCCTGGCGGTGCCCTTGCAGGCCCTGGCCACGCTGGCGCGCGAATCGGGCCCGGTGAAGATCGAGCGCGAGCTTGGCAGCCGCTACGGCGTGGTGATCGCCAATGTCAGCGGGCGCGATCTGGTGGGCTTTGTGGAGGAGGCCAAGGCACGCGTGGCCGAGGCCGTGCCGCTGCCGGCCGGCTACCGCCTCAGCTGGGGCGGGCAGTTCGAGAACCAGCAGCGCGCCGCGGCGCGCCTGAGCCTGGTGGTGCCGCTCTCGCTGGGCTTCATCTTCCTGATCCTGTTCTCCACCTTCGGCTCGGTGCGCCAGGCCCTGCTGGTGCTCAGCAACATCCCCTTCGCACTGGTGGGCGGGGTGGCGGCGCTGTGGCTCAGCGGCGAGTACCTCTCGGTGCCGGCCTCGGTGGGCTTCATCGCGCTGCTGGGCATCGCGGTGCTGAACGGCGTGGTGCTGCTGAGCTATTTCAACCAGCTGCAGGCCGAGGGCCTGAGCCTGCGCGACTGCGTGCTGCAGGGCGCCGAGCGCCGCCTGCGGCCGGTGCTGATGACGGCGGCCATCACCGCCTTCGGCCTGATCCCGCTGCTGTTCGCCAGCGGGCCGGGTTCGGAAATCCAGCGGCCGCTGGCCATCGTGGTGATCGGCGGGCTCATCAGCGCCACCGCGCTGACGCTGATCCTGCTGCCCATTCTGTATCTGCGCTTTGCCGCGCCGAGCGCGCCCGCGAGCGCCAAGGAGGCCGCCCATGGCTGA
- a CDS encoding efflux RND transporter periplasmic adaptor subunit has protein sequence MIVDPIARAALRAGHSFLPLLLAAAGCAASAEPALAAAFAVSPAQLQTLGVRLHTLAPNAAAPTLLHSAKVVLPPGREQVLSAPVGGVVERLFVSGQELVRPGQPLLRLASPEYAELQLRLMDAASRHELAAKALAREQRLLEEGVIAERRVLEAQAAERSERARLQQAEAALRLAGADAALMQRLRAGGPLEQGLTLRAKVAGQLTALELRPGQRVREADALLHIAEQGELWLEVQLDARPAALPPRAELTVPGRAIKARVLSLAGQVSEGQTLTLRARVSEGAALLRPGEVLQVQLPAAAAKDAWVLPLAALARQDEQAYVFVRSEQGFRATPVQLLASGGDSVQVRGPLQAGQQVAASAVVALKAAWQGKSGGQ, from the coding sequence ATGATCGTTGATCCGATCGCGCGCGCAGCCCTGCGCGCCGGCCATTCCTTCCTGCCCCTTTTGCTCGCCGCGGCTGGCTGCGCGGCGAGCGCAGAGCCCGCGCTGGCGGCCGCATTCGCGGTCTCGCCCGCCCAGCTGCAGACCCTGGGCGTGCGCCTGCACACGCTGGCGCCCAACGCCGCCGCACCGACGCTGCTGCACAGCGCCAAGGTGGTGCTGCCGCCCGGGCGCGAGCAGGTGCTCAGCGCCCCGGTGGGTGGCGTGGTGGAGCGCCTGTTCGTGAGCGGGCAGGAGCTTGTCAGGCCCGGCCAGCCCCTGCTGCGCCTGGCCAGCCCGGAGTACGCCGAGCTGCAGCTGCGCCTGATGGACGCCGCCAGCCGGCATGAGCTGGCCGCCAAGGCGCTGGCGCGCGAGCAGCGGCTGCTGGAGGAGGGCGTGATCGCCGAGCGCCGCGTGCTGGAGGCGCAGGCGGCCGAGCGCAGCGAGCGCGCCCGCCTGCAGCAGGCCGAGGCCGCGCTGCGCCTGGCCGGTGCCGACGCGGCCCTCATGCAGCGCCTGCGCGCCGGCGGGCCGCTGGAGCAAGGCCTGACCCTGCGTGCCAAGGTGGCGGGGCAGCTGACGGCGCTCGAGCTCAGACCCGGCCAGCGCGTGCGCGAGGCCGATGCCTTGCTGCACATCGCCGAGCAGGGCGAGCTGTGGCTGGAGGTGCAGCTGGACGCCCGGCCCGCGGCCCTGCCGCCCCGGGCCGAACTGACGGTGCCGGGCCGTGCCATCAAGGCACGCGTGCTCTCGCTGGCCGGCCAGGTCAGCGAGGGCCAGACGCTCACGCTGCGGGCGCGCGTCAGCGAGGGCGCGGCGCTGCTGCGCCCGGGCGAGGTGCTGCAGGTACAGCTGCCCGCCGCCGCAGCCAAGGACGCCTGGGTGCTGCCGCTGGCGGCGCTGGCGCGCCAGGACGAGCAGGCCTATGTGTTCGTGCGCAGCGAGCAGGGCTTCCGTGCCACGCCGGTGCAGCTGCTCGCCAGCGGCGGCGACAGCGTGCAGGTGCGCGGCCCCTTGCAGGCCGGCCAGCAGGTGGCGGCCAGCGCCGTGGTGGCGCTGAAGGCCGCCTGGCAGGGCAAGAGCGGAGGGCAGTGA
- a CDS encoding winged helix-turn-helix transcriptional regulator, which translates to MKQALPSRAPDSAHAFRALLALDDPALQTRLMQLLVERGWRPALVADAAALQQTLQTQAFDALVLDYAGAAWCEPEQLVRGTSPVERPHLLVCCAAAELAPLLRSALPAHSYALRPVDAAQLAARLQAMVLGGRGNLASALLAGALVLDAQGRCAFEQGRALGLTSREFDLLALLMAPAGALCTRDQILAQLYRWGQDLESNAIDVHVHSLRRKLLLTRIETVRGEGYRLLPAD; encoded by the coding sequence GTGAAGCAAGCCTTACCCTCCCGCGCCCCCGATAGCGCGCACGCCTTTCGCGCCCTGCTGGCGCTGGACGACCCCGCGCTGCAGACCCGGCTGATGCAGCTGCTGGTGGAGCGTGGCTGGCGGCCGGCGCTGGTGGCCGATGCCGCCGCGCTGCAGCAGACCTTGCAGACCCAGGCCTTCGACGCGCTGGTGCTGGACTACGCCGGCGCCGCCTGGTGCGAGCCCGAGCAACTGGTGCGCGGCACCTCGCCGGTGGAGCGCCCGCATCTGCTGGTGTGCTGCGCGGCGGCCGAGCTCGCGCCGCTGTTGCGCAGCGCGCTGCCCGCCCATTCCTATGCGTTGCGGCCGGTCGACGCGGCGCAGCTGGCGGCGCGCCTGCAGGCCATGGTGCTGGGCGGCCGTGGCAATCTGGCATCGGCCCTGCTGGCGGGGGCGCTGGTGCTGGACGCCCAGGGCCGCTGCGCCTTCGAGCAGGGCCGCGCGCTCGGGCTGACGAGCCGCGAGTTCGATCTGCTGGCGCTGCTGATGGCGCCCGCCGGCGCGCTGTGCACGCGCGACCAGATCCTCGCCCAGCTCTACCGCTGGGGCCAGGACCTGGAAAGCAATGCGATCGACGTGCATGTGCACAGTCTGCGCCGCAAGCTGCTGCTGACGCGCATCGAGACCGTGCGCGGCGAGGGCTACCGCCTGCTACCTGCGGATTAA
- a CDS encoding cytochrome c3 family protein, with the protein MRLLRACLIWLCLCTGMVPAWAQSMESVLSPGALSKAHLKWEDSCKSCHVPFDRKAQDKLCADCHKDIARDLAERSGMHGRIKPQPCRACHTEHRGREMQIAAFDKPKFDHQQTDYLLRGRHRELDCAKCHAPAAKYSAAPHDCQSCHRKDDVHKAALGAKCENCHEEKSWKETRFDHGKTRYPLTGAHLPARCESCHKTREYKDTPQTCIGCHRKDDKHKAQFGEKCESCHATQRWKEVSFRHELDTRYPLRDKHRDLRCSACHGGPLYKDKLASDCVSCHRKDDKHKASLGTQCQSCHSERGWKEVQRFDHDRSAFPLLGRHARAGCKDCHQSLVYREAPKDCVACHRKDDQHAGSLGERCADCHSEQDWKAPRFEHARTRFALRGAHAAPTLACSACHQDARHFRATAMDCISCHRKDDKHERQLGEQCESCHAELRWKDSRFDHAKARFALAGAHLALECKACHQSPRFRDAARDCVGCHLKDDRHKARLGSACESCHNVRAWRLWRFDHERQTDYKLLGAHAKLRCESCHTQPAPAGRKKTAALQRECVACHAKDDAHDRGFGLRCEQCHQATQWKQVLNSTARGGSP; encoded by the coding sequence ATGAGGCTGCTGCGCGCCTGCCTCATCTGGCTGTGCCTGTGCACGGGCATGGTGCCGGCCTGGGCGCAGAGCATGGAATCGGTGCTCTCGCCCGGCGCGCTCAGCAAGGCCCACCTGAAATGGGAAGACAGCTGCAAGAGCTGCCATGTGCCCTTCGACCGCAAGGCGCAGGACAAGCTCTGCGCCGACTGCCACAAGGACATCGCGCGCGACCTGGCCGAACGCAGCGGCATGCATGGCCGCATCAAGCCGCAGCCCTGCCGCGCCTGCCACACCGAACACCGGGGGCGTGAGATGCAGATCGCCGCCTTCGACAAGCCCAAGTTCGACCACCAACAGACCGACTACCTGCTGCGCGGCAGGCACCGCGAACTGGACTGCGCCAAATGCCATGCGCCCGCCGCCAAGTACAGCGCGGCGCCGCATGACTGCCAGTCCTGCCACCGCAAGGATGATGTGCACAAGGCCGCCCTGGGCGCCAAGTGCGAGAACTGCCACGAGGAGAAGAGCTGGAAGGAAACGCGCTTCGATCACGGCAAGACCCGCTACCCGCTCACCGGCGCCCACCTGCCGGCGCGCTGCGAGTCCTGCCACAAGACGCGTGAATACAAGGACACCCCGCAAACCTGCATCGGCTGCCACCGCAAGGACGACAAGCACAAGGCGCAGTTCGGTGAGAAGTGCGAGAGCTGTCATGCCACCCAGCGCTGGAAGGAGGTGAGCTTCCGCCACGAGCTCGACACACGCTACCCGCTGCGCGACAAGCACCGGGACCTGCGCTGCAGCGCCTGCCACGGCGGCCCGCTCTACAAGGACAAGCTCGCCAGCGACTGCGTGAGCTGCCACCGCAAGGACGACAAGCACAAGGCCAGCCTGGGCACGCAGTGCCAGAGCTGCCACAGCGAGCGCGGCTGGAAGGAAGTGCAGCGCTTCGACCACGACCGCAGCGCCTTTCCCCTGCTGGGCCGGCATGCGAGGGCGGGCTGCAAGGACTGCCACCAGAGTCTGGTCTATCGCGAGGCGCCCAAGGACTGCGTGGCCTGCCACCGCAAGGACGACCAGCATGCTGGCTCATTGGGCGAGCGCTGCGCCGACTGCCACAGCGAGCAGGACTGGAAGGCGCCGCGCTTCGAGCACGCACGCACGCGCTTTGCCCTGCGTGGTGCGCACGCCGCGCCCACGCTCGCCTGCAGCGCCTGCCACCAGGATGCGCGCCATTTCCGCGCCACGGCCATGGACTGCATCAGCTGCCACCGCAAGGACGACAAGCACGAACGCCAGCTTGGCGAGCAATGCGAGAGCTGCCACGCCGAGCTGCGCTGGAAGGACAGCCGCTTCGACCACGCCAAGGCGCGCTTTGCGCTGGCGGGTGCGCATCTGGCACTGGAATGCAAGGCCTGCCACCAAAGCCCGCGCTTCCGCGACGCGGCGCGCGACTGCGTGGGCTGCCACCTCAAGGACGACCGGCACAAGGCCCGCCTGGGCAGCGCCTGCGAGAGCTGCCACAACGTGCGCGCCTGGCGGCTCTGGCGTTTCGATCACGAGCGCCAGACCGACTACAAGCTGCTGGGCGCGCATGCAAAGCTGCGCTGCGAGAGCTGCCACACCCAGCCCGCACCGGCGGGCCGGAAGAAAACGGCAGCACTGCAGCGCGAATGCGTCGCCTGCCATGCCAAGGACGATGCGCACGACCGCGGCTTCGGCCTGCGTTGTGAGCAATGCCACCAAGCCACGCAATGGAAGCAGGTGCTCAACAGCACGGCACGAGGAGGATCGCCATGA